In a genomic window of Halostella litorea:
- a CDS encoding DUF5830 family protein yields the protein MDETVELGVELLRNLEHEELSVAEAVDRIETITTNPTLTRTILDEAEKRGVVEREDGIIRPTGGAFVRYERQVVQKEGEFTCERCGAGLSTGHFIRFESGEVGPFGSSCIRKVTGRE from the coding sequence ATGGACGAGACGGTCGAACTCGGCGTCGAACTCCTGCGCAACCTCGAACACGAGGAACTGTCGGTCGCCGAGGCCGTCGACCGGATCGAGACGATCACCACGAACCCGACGCTCACGCGGACGATTTTGGACGAGGCCGAGAAGCGCGGCGTCGTTGAGCGCGAGGACGGGATCATCCGCCCCACCGGCGGCGCGTTCGTCCGGTACGAGCGGCAGGTCGTGCAGAAGGAGGGCGAGTTCACCTGCGAGCGCTGCGGCGCGGGGCTGTCGACGGGCCACTTCATCCGGTTCGAGTCGGGCGAGGTCGGCCCGTTCGGGAGCTCCTGCATCCGGAAGGTGACGGGCCGGGAGTGA
- the phoU gene encoding phosphate signaling complex protein PhoU, which translates to MARQNYQEKLEELEEDVLYMSEVVLERLRLSLDALERKDEEMAWEVIDGDDEINRMYLDLEQDCIDLFALQQPVAGDLRFIAATFKIITDLERVADLATNIGEYTLDANQDVFPEVDVQEIGTITLDMIEESMDAYAREDTDLCREIAAADDDLDGLCERASETVVRDLIERELDATDDEDVERLLQDVSRLLLTIRDLERVGDHAVNICARTLYMVENDDELIY; encoded by the coding sequence ATGGCCAGACAGAACTACCAGGAGAAACTCGAGGAACTGGAGGAGGACGTCCTCTACATGAGCGAGGTCGTCCTCGAACGGCTACGGCTGTCGCTGGACGCCTTGGAGCGGAAAGACGAGGAGATGGCCTGGGAGGTCATCGACGGCGACGACGAGATAAACCGGATGTACCTCGACCTGGAGCAGGACTGCATCGACCTGTTCGCGCTCCAGCAACCGGTCGCCGGCGACCTGCGTTTCATCGCCGCGACGTTCAAGATCATCACCGACCTCGAACGCGTCGCCGACCTGGCGACCAACATCGGCGAGTACACGCTCGACGCCAACCAGGACGTGTTCCCCGAGGTCGACGTTCAGGAGATCGGCACGATCACGCTGGACATGATCGAGGAGTCGATGGACGCCTACGCCCGTGAGGACACCGACCTGTGCCGCGAGATCGCCGCGGCCGACGACGACCTCGACGGGCTCTGCGAGCGGGCCAGCGAGACCGTCGTCCGGGACCTCATCGAGCGTGAACTGGACGCGACCGACGACGAGGACGTCGAGCGCCTGTTGCAGGACGTCTCGCGGCTGCTGCTTACGATCCGCGACCTCGAACGCGTCGGCGACCACGCCGTCAACATCTGCGCCCGGACGCTGTACATGGTCGAGAACGACGACGAACTGATCTACTGA
- a CDS encoding adenosylcobalamin-dependent ribonucleoside-diphosphate reductase has protein sequence MSDAELSADEITLPIKRTEGDTLEERLTGNAYHNILPARYLRKDANGDLIEEQEDLFDRVARNIALAEAVYEAEKRDEEVTVTPDQLKPDHPRRDELAEEVFGKGVSADDDAEATLSVYNVNKFAYETVVPELPDGVREHVESVADEFRGMMENLDFMPNSPTLMNAGDELQQLSACFVDSPEDDIDDIHQTAKEAAQVFQSGGGMGYAFWRLRPYGDAVGSTGGIASGPITFMRTYDQMCETIAQGGARRGAQMGVMRISHPDVIQFIHAKNKDVSLAHSLRLNDPDDYTHNSFKDALEEARELITDDGKVPKHLRNAAEGHLSNFNISVGVTDDFMEALENGEEFTFTNPRTGEPHVATEETKELYEMFDLGEYVEVGEELSVPAEVVWDDIVAGAHENGEPGVIYLERVNKEHSFDVEEHPDHRILATNPCGEQPLEEYEACNLGHINLSTLADFDAPDWRVWSEEHADEYDSLEAAVDDFLDEALDVAELDRRIEKGTRFLENVVTMSDFPVKDIEEKVREMRKIGLGVMGLAQLYIQLGIEYGSEEGNEVARQVMRHINHGSKRASHELATERGSFEEWDKSKYANPTEYREWFEKQTGEDADDWADGYPIRNHNTTTIAPTGTTSMVGNTTGGCEPIYNVAYYKNVSDDVQGDEMLVEFDDYFLRTLEDNDLDVDAVKQEAQEQMAANEFDGVEGLETVPDPIGELFVVTSDLSGKDHAAVQCACQEGVDSAISKTCNFPNDATPGEMDEVYRYIYENGGKGVTVYRDGTRSKQVLTTRAENKEFADESEAAEALVEQINDVFGGVDAFLGNEDVRAALDEEVDEILGSADGTGDAYAKERPRPDVLHGVTQRIDTGYGKLYVNINEDENGEPFELFANIGNSGGFTASFTEALAKIISFALRSGVDPHEIANDLQGIRSPKVAWDKGEQIQSIPDAIGTGLRRYLDGEIEKTYPQQKNLTEIDDEEAAVEPEPDGGAQVESGADAGAAVDADGPAADAGQSDQQDLIDAGESPECPDCGSMSLYYSEGCKTCESCGWSEC, from the coding sequence ATGAGCGACGCGGAGCTCTCCGCCGACGAGATCACCCTCCCGATCAAGCGCACCGAGGGCGACACGCTGGAGGAGCGCCTGACGGGCAACGCGTACCACAACATCCTGCCCGCGCGCTACCTCCGGAAGGACGCGAACGGCGACCTCATCGAGGAACAGGAGGACCTGTTCGACCGCGTCGCCCGCAACATCGCGCTCGCCGAGGCCGTCTACGAGGCCGAGAAGCGCGACGAGGAGGTCACGGTCACGCCCGACCAGCTGAAGCCCGACCACCCGCGCCGCGACGAACTCGCCGAGGAAGTGTTCGGCAAGGGGGTCAGCGCCGACGACGACGCCGAGGCGACCCTCTCGGTGTACAACGTCAACAAGTTCGCCTACGAGACGGTCGTCCCCGAGCTCCCCGACGGCGTCCGCGAGCACGTCGAGTCGGTCGCCGACGAGTTCCGCGGGATGATGGAGAACCTCGACTTCATGCCGAACTCGCCGACCCTGATGAACGCGGGCGACGAACTCCAGCAGCTGTCGGCCTGCTTCGTCGACTCGCCGGAGGACGACATCGACGACATCCACCAGACGGCCAAGGAGGCCGCGCAGGTGTTCCAGTCCGGCGGCGGCATGGGCTATGCGTTCTGGCGGCTCCGCCCCTACGGCGACGCGGTCGGCTCGACCGGCGGCATCGCGTCGGGCCCGATCACCTTCATGCGCACCTACGACCAGATGTGCGAGACGATCGCCCAGGGCGGCGCGCGCCGCGGCGCGCAGATGGGCGTCATGCGGATCTCCCACCCGGACGTCATCCAGTTCATCCACGCGAAGAACAAGGACGTCTCGCTGGCCCACTCGCTGCGCCTGAACGACCCCGACGACTACACGCACAACTCCTTCAAGGACGCCCTAGAGGAGGCCCGCGAGCTCATCACCGACGACGGCAAGGTGCCGAAGCACCTCCGCAACGCCGCCGAGGGCCACCTCTCGAACTTCAATATCTCCGTCGGCGTCACCGACGACTTCATGGAGGCCCTGGAGAACGGCGAGGAGTTCACGTTCACGAACCCCCGCACCGGCGAGCCCCACGTCGCCACCGAGGAGACCAAGGAACTGTACGAGATGTTCGACCTCGGCGAGTACGTCGAGGTCGGCGAGGAGCTGTCGGTCCCCGCGGAGGTCGTCTGGGACGACATCGTCGCGGGCGCACACGAGAACGGCGAGCCCGGCGTCATCTACCTCGAACGGGTGAACAAGGAGCACTCCTTCGACGTGGAGGAACATCCCGACCACCGCATCCTCGCGACGAACCCCTGCGGCGAGCAGCCCCTGGAGGAGTACGAGGCCTGTAACCTCGGCCACATCAACCTCTCGACGCTCGCGGACTTCGACGCGCCGGACTGGCGGGTCTGGTCCGAGGAACACGCCGACGAGTACGACAGCCTGGAGGCGGCCGTCGACGACTTCCTCGACGAGGCCCTCGACGTCGCGGAACTGGACCGCCGCATCGAGAAGGGGACCCGGTTCCTGGAGAACGTCGTCACGATGTCGGACTTCCCGGTCAAGGACATCGAGGAGAAGGTCCGGGAGATGCGCAAGATCGGCCTCGGCGTCATGGGGCTGGCCCAGCTGTACATCCAGCTGGGCATCGAGTACGGCAGCGAGGAGGGCAACGAGGTCGCCCGCCAGGTGATGCGCCACATCAACCACGGCTCGAAGCGCGCCTCCCACGAACTGGCCACGGAGCGCGGGAGCTTCGAGGAGTGGGACAAGTCGAAGTACGCGAACCCCACCGAGTACCGCGAGTGGTTCGAGAAGCAGACCGGCGAGGACGCCGACGACTGGGCGGACGGCTACCCCATCCGCAACCACAACACGACGACCATCGCGCCGACCGGCACCACCTCGATGGTGGGCAACACGACCGGCGGCTGCGAACCGATCTACAACGTCGCCTACTACAAGAACGTCTCCGACGACGTGCAGGGCGACGAGATGCTCGTCGAGTTCGACGACTACTTCCTCCGCACGCTGGAGGACAATGATCTAGACGTCGACGCGGTCAAACAGGAGGCCCAGGAGCAGATGGCCGCAAACGAGTTCGACGGCGTCGAGGGACTTGAGACCGTGCCGGACCCCATCGGCGAGCTGTTCGTCGTCACGAGCGACCTCTCGGGCAAGGACCACGCCGCCGTGCAGTGTGCCTGCCAGGAGGGCGTCGACTCGGCCATCTCGAAGACCTGCAACTTCCCGAACGACGCCACGCCCGGCGAGATGGACGAGGTGTACCGCTACATCTACGAGAACGGCGGGAAGGGCGTCACCGTCTACCGCGACGGCACCCGCTCGAAGCAGGTGCTGACGACCCGCGCCGAGAACAAGGAGTTCGCCGACGAGAGCGAGGCCGCCGAGGCGCTCGTCGAGCAGATCAACGACGTGTTCGGCGGCGTCGACGCGTTCCTGGGCAACGAGGACGTCCGCGCGGCGCTGGACGAGGAGGTCGACGAGATCCTCGGCAGCGCCGACGGCACCGGCGACGCCTACGCGAAGGAGCGCCCGCGCCCGGACGTGCTCCACGGCGTCACCCAGCGCATCGACACCGGCTACGGCAAGCTGTACGTCAACATCAACGAGGACGAGAACGGCGAGCCGTTCGAGCTGTTCGCCAACATCGGCAACTCCGGCGGCTTCACCGCCTCCTTCACGGAGGCGCTGGCGAAGATCATCAGCTTCGCCCTGCGCTCGGGCGTCGACCCCCACGAGATCGCAAACGACCTGCAGGGCATCCGCTCGCCGAAGGTCGCCTGGGACAAGGGCGAGCAGATCCAGTCCATCCCGGACGCCATCGGCACCGGCCTGCGGCGCTACCTCGACGGCGAGATCGAGAAGACGTACCCGCAGCAGAAGAACCTCACCGAGATCGACGACGAGGAGGCGGCCGTCGAACCCGAACCCGACGGCGGCGCACAGGTCGAATCCGGCGCGGACGCCGGCGCGGCGGTCGACGCTGACGGACCGGCGGCCGACGCGGGCCAGTCCGACCAGCAGGACCTCATCGACGCCGGCGAGAGCCCCGAGTGTCCGGACTGTGGCTCGATGAGCCTCTACTACTCCGAGGGCTGCAAGACCTGCGAGTCCTGCGGCTGGTCGGAGTGTTGA
- a CDS encoding dual specificity protein phosphatase family protein, with product MTRNGTPDDGEPPDPLIRPKGFVADEAVVRRIGDRDCYLGNALAADPDAHGRSFDFVLSATAEELPLTTHHRPLVDGRGNEWAAFAAAVDTARTLYRRDGSVLVNCKAGVSRSATLLAATIAAEEDRRFREALAIVQDARPFAMPNPALHELAVVYLAARS from the coding sequence GTGACCCGGAACGGCACCCCGGACGACGGCGAACCGCCGGACCCCCTCATCCGCCCGAAGGGCTTCGTCGCCGACGAGGCCGTGGTCAGACGGATCGGCGACCGCGACTGCTACCTCGGCAACGCGCTCGCGGCCGACCCCGACGCCCACGGGCGCTCGTTCGACTTCGTCCTCTCGGCGACGGCGGAGGAACTGCCGCTGACCACCCACCACCGCCCGCTGGTCGACGGGCGGGGCAACGAGTGGGCGGCGTTCGCGGCGGCCGTCGACACCGCCCGGACGCTGTACCGCCGCGACGGGTCGGTGCTGGTCAACTGCAAGGCCGGGGTCTCCCGGAGCGCCACGCTCCTCGCGGCGACCATCGCGGCCGAGGAGGACCGGCGGTTCCGCGAGGCGCTGGCCATCGTTCAGGACGCTCGCCCGTTCGCGATGCCGAACCCGGCGCTTCACGAGCTAGCGGTGGTGTATCTGGCGGCGCGGTCGTAG
- a CDS encoding DUF7115 domain-containing protein, with product MDVPGIVESTLGDESVAARVSIGGEDELFVTPTRTLIYRADGLLSDETVNEYPHDAERLSLSEGRRKTKIQLEYPIDGEREFTLPSAEADQALHPVLAGVLNASGVTEPGESVNQTFRFSELTLVITSDRLVKHVGEVVWDEDYEEYRFEDVTGLDFEEGSVATQIVLEVNGRPQRIKAPNDSIDEVRQRLVEALCTYYDVASEAALAEALASDDEPEEAAASDEMDFGEGVDPLDADPPTVDESGREPAADDAAEDAGSSRVGTVAAGDAEADNGDDEFDEAGFQPAESTADGDAEADDGDLAAEVADLRETVEAQNELLEQQQATIEQLIEELSRGR from the coding sequence ATGGACGTTCCCGGTATCGTGGAGTCTACCCTCGGCGACGAGAGCGTCGCCGCCCGGGTGTCGATCGGCGGCGAGGACGAGCTGTTCGTCACGCCGACGCGGACGCTTATCTACCGAGCCGACGGGCTCCTGAGCGACGAGACGGTCAACGAGTACCCGCACGACGCCGAGCGGCTAAGCCTCTCCGAGGGCCGCCGCAAGACGAAGATCCAGCTGGAGTACCCCATCGACGGCGAGCGGGAGTTCACGCTTCCGTCGGCGGAGGCCGACCAGGCGCTCCACCCCGTGCTGGCGGGCGTGTTGAACGCCAGCGGCGTCACGGAGCCGGGCGAGTCGGTCAACCAGACGTTCCGGTTCAGCGAACTGACGCTCGTGATCACCAGCGACCGCCTCGTCAAGCACGTCGGCGAAGTCGTCTGGGACGAGGACTACGAGGAGTACCGCTTCGAGGACGTGACCGGCCTCGACTTCGAGGAGGGCAGCGTCGCCACCCAGATCGTACTGGAGGTAAACGGCCGGCCACAGCGGATCAAGGCCCCCAACGACAGCATCGACGAGGTGCGCCAGCGGCTCGTCGAGGCGCTGTGTACGTACTACGACGTCGCCAGCGAGGCGGCGCTGGCCGAGGCGCTCGCCTCCGACGACGAACCCGAGGAGGCGGCGGCGAGCGACGAGATGGACTTCGGCGAGGGCGTCGACCCGCTCGACGCCGACCCGCCGACGGTCGACGAGTCCGGTCGGGAGCCGGCGGCCGACGACGCCGCCGAGGACGCGGGAAGTTCACGGGTCGGGACCGTCGCGGCGGGCGACGCCGAGGCGGACAACGGCGACGACGAGTTCGACGAGGCCGGCTTCCAGCCCGCGGAGTCGACGGCCGACGGCGACGCCGAGGCGGACGACGGCGACCTGGCGGCCGAAGTCGCGGACCTCCGTGAGACCGTGGAGGCGCAAAACGAGCTGTTGGAACAGCAGCAGGCAACCATCGAACAGCTGATCGAGGAACTCAGCCGCGGGCGGTGA
- a CDS encoding RNA 2'-phosphotransferase: MHDVRRCPDHGVFAAAACPDCGASGDRVLSADRRRRLSKFVSGALRHFPDDAGLSLNGAGWTGYDALVAAVTEKYEWADATALAGVVATDPKGRFERDGGRVRAAYGHSVDVSLEPTDAPVPARLYHGTAPGNVDRITAEGLRPMGRQAVHLSGSVEAARAVGERHAADPVVLVVDADAMAAEGRRITKRGRDTYTTDRVPPRYLSRR; this comes from the coding sequence GTGCACGACGTTCGGCGCTGTCCCGACCACGGCGTCTTCGCGGCGGCGGCGTGTCCCGACTGCGGGGCGTCCGGCGACAGGGTACTTTCGGCGGACCGCCGCCGCCGGCTGTCGAAGTTCGTCAGCGGCGCGCTCCGGCACTTCCCCGACGATGCGGGGCTGTCGCTCAACGGGGCGGGCTGGACCGGCTATGACGCCCTCGTCGCTGCGGTGACGGAGAAGTACGAGTGGGCCGACGCGACGGCACTGGCCGGCGTCGTGGCGACGGACCCGAAGGGGCGCTTCGAGCGCGACGGCGGCCGGGTCCGCGCGGCGTACGGCCACTCCGTCGACGTGTCGCTGGAGCCGACCGACGCGCCGGTCCCGGCCCGGCTGTATCACGGCACCGCGCCGGGGAACGTCGACCGCATCACCGCGGAGGGCCTGCGGCCGATGGGCCGGCAGGCCGTCCACCTCTCCGGGTCGGTCGAGGCGGCGCGGGCGGTCGGCGAGCGCCACGCCGCCGACCCGGTCGTGCTGGTCGTCGACGCCGACGCGATGGCCGCCGAGGGTCGACGGATCACCAAGCGGGGCCGGGACACGTACACGACCGACCGCGTCCCGCCGCGGTATCTGTCCCGGCGTTAG
- a CDS encoding TVP38/TMEM64 family protein produces the protein MPSLDRRTVAGAAVLGAVVAASLLSSPAAAVDAAERTAADPLLFGVAVLGLYLVRPFLAWPTTLVAIVVGYGYGVAVGVPVALAGAVLTSLPPFLGVRWFAGAGGFWSRLGDAGDRFLGSTGHVRGVTAARLLPIPADAVTCTAAASGVPLPAFALGTVFGELPWTVAAVVLGHSAESVAARGLGDVSLPLIVACIAAAALLLAGPAYQYLGARTAAS, from the coding sequence ATGCCGTCGCTCGACCGCCGCACCGTCGCCGGGGCAGCCGTCCTCGGGGCGGTCGTCGCCGCGAGCCTGCTCTCCTCGCCGGCGGCGGCCGTCGACGCGGCCGAGCGGACCGCCGCGGACCCGCTGCTGTTCGGCGTCGCCGTCCTCGGCCTCTATCTCGTCCGACCCTTCCTCGCGTGGCCGACGACGCTCGTCGCCATCGTCGTCGGCTACGGCTACGGCGTCGCGGTCGGCGTCCCCGTGGCGCTCGCCGGCGCGGTGCTCACCTCGTTGCCGCCGTTTCTCGGCGTGCGCTGGTTCGCCGGGGCGGGCGGGTTCTGGAGCCGCCTCGGCGACGCCGGCGACCGCTTCCTCGGGTCGACCGGCCACGTCCGCGGCGTCACCGCCGCGCGCCTGCTGCCGATCCCGGCCGACGCCGTCACCTGCACCGCTGCGGCCAGCGGCGTCCCGCTGCCGGCCTTCGCCCTCGGCACCGTGTTCGGCGAACTCCCGTGGACCGTCGCCGCCGTCGTGCTGGGACACTCCGCGGAGTCGGTCGCCGCCCGCGGCCTCGGCGACGTCTCCCTCCCGCTGATCGTCGCCTGCATCGCGGCTGCGGCGCTGCTGCTCGCCGGGCCGGCGTACCAGTATCTCGGGGCGCGGACCGCGGCCTCCTGA
- the pstB gene encoding phosphate ABC transporter ATP-binding protein PstB, which translates to MTQQDVTTSESGTDDGSTARPTPGSDGVTESAADATASTRDVIETRDLAVYYGDEQALQDIDIGIPAQRVTAIIGPSGCGKSTFLRCINRMNDLVDSARVEGELRFEGKNVYDDDVDPVALRRRIGMVFQAPNPFPKSIYDNVAYGLRIQDDTEDLDERVEQALKRAALWDEVKDRLDESALDLSGGQQQRLCIARAIAPDPDVLLMDEPASALDPVATSQIEDLIEELAEEYTVVIVTHNMQQAARISDKTAVFLTGGELVEFGDTNRIFENPEHQRVEDYITGKFG; encoded by the coding sequence ATGACACAGCAAGACGTGACGACATCCGAATCCGGCACAGACGACGGTTCGACCGCCCGCCCGACCCCCGGCTCCGACGGGGTGACGGAGAGCGCCGCCGACGCGACTGCGTCCACCAGGGACGTCATCGAGACGCGCGACCTCGCCGTCTACTACGGCGACGAGCAGGCGCTCCAGGACATCGACATCGGGATCCCGGCACAGCGCGTGACGGCGATCATCGGGCCGTCGGGCTGCGGGAAGTCGACGTTCCTGCGGTGTATCAACCGGATGAACGACCTGGTCGATTCGGCCCGCGTCGAGGGCGAACTCCGGTTCGAGGGGAAGAACGTGTACGACGACGACGTCGACCCCGTCGCGCTCCGCCGGCGCATCGGCATGGTGTTCCAGGCCCCGAACCCGTTCCCGAAGAGCATCTACGACAACGTCGCCTACGGCCTCCGGATCCAGGACGACACCGAGGACCTCGACGAACGGGTCGAGCAGGCGCTCAAGCGGGCGGCGCTGTGGGACGAGGTGAAAGACCGGCTGGACGAGAGCGCGCTCGACCTGTCGGGCGGCCAGCAGCAGCGCCTCTGTATCGCCCGGGCCATCGCGCCCGACCCCGACGTGTTGCTGATGGACGAGCCCGCGAGCGCGCTGGACCCCGTCGCCACCTCCCAGATCGAGGACCTCATCGAGGAACTCGCCGAGGAGTACACCGTCGTCATCGTCACCCACAACATGCAACAGGCCGCGCGCATCTCCGACAAGACGGCCGTGTTCCTCACCGGCGGCGAACTCGTCGAGTTCGGCGACACGAACCGGATCTTCGAGAACCCCGAACACCAGCGCGTCGAAGATTACATCACCGGGAAGTTCGGATAA
- the pstA gene encoding phosphate ABC transporter permease PstA gives MTTDDSTAFGRISRTKDVAFEYLTLGATLLGIVALAVLLAYVAVDAVGWLDWQFLTSPPHPVPEQAGIFPALVGSIFLMLLIALVTFPLGVGAAVYLEEYAPDNRATAFIQLNIANLAGVPSVVYGLLGLGLFVQFVSLGYGTLLVAGFTISLLILPIVIISAQEAIQAVPDSMRQASYGMGATKWQTIKNVVLPESLPGILTGTILALGRAIGETAPLIMIGAPTTVFGVPNGPFAKISAMPMQIYTWASYPDEAFQYGVVAAGVVTLLVVLLSINSVAILVRNRYQTRQ, from the coding sequence ATGACGACCGACGACTCCACCGCCTTCGGGCGGATCAGCCGGACGAAAGACGTCGCCTTCGAGTATCTGACGCTCGGCGCGACGCTGCTTGGCATCGTCGCGCTGGCCGTGTTGCTCGCCTACGTGGCGGTCGACGCCGTCGGCTGGCTCGACTGGCAGTTCCTCACCAGCCCGCCCCACCCGGTGCCGGAGCAGGCCGGCATCTTCCCGGCGCTCGTCGGCTCCATCTTCCTGATGTTGCTCATCGCGCTGGTCACGTTCCCGCTGGGCGTCGGGGCGGCCGTCTACCTGGAGGAGTACGCGCCGGACAACCGCGCGACCGCCTTCATCCAGCTCAACATCGCGAACCTGGCGGGCGTCCCCTCGGTCGTGTACGGCCTCCTCGGGCTCGGACTGTTCGTCCAGTTCGTCAGCCTGGGGTACGGGACGCTGCTCGTCGCCGGCTTCACCATCTCCCTGCTCATCCTGCCGATCGTCATCATCTCCGCGCAGGAGGCGATCCAGGCCGTGCCTGACTCGATGCGGCAGGCGTCCTACGGCATGGGCGCGACGAAGTGGCAGACGATAAAGAACGTCGTCTTGCCCGAGTCGCTGCCCGGCATCCTCACCGGCACCATCCTGGCGCTCGGCCGGGCGATCGGCGAAACCGCGCCGCTCATCATGATCGGCGCGCCGACGACCGTGTTCGGCGTCCCGAACGGCCCGTTCGCCAAGATCAGTGCGATGCCGATGCAGATCTACACGTGGGCGTCGTACCCCGACGAGGCGTTCCAGTACGGGGTCGTCGCCGCCGGCGTGGTGACGCTACTGGTGGTACTGCTCTCGATCAACTCCGTTGCGATCCTCGTGCGCAACCGCTATCAGACCCGACAATGA
- a CDS encoding DUF7344 domain-containing protein — MVEQTQPFTRTHSIDTSTDVPLDDVFEALADERRRLILRRLREGDPPVSTGRLARELADDGEAAGSKRELETGLHHRDLPKLDDAGVVTYDPESKLVVDCRVEATEPYLDTAERMER; from the coding sequence ATGGTGGAGCAAACGCAGCCGTTCACCCGCACGCACTCTATCGACACGAGCACCGACGTCCCGCTGGACGACGTGTTCGAGGCGCTCGCGGACGAGCGCAGGCGGCTGATACTCAGACGGCTCCGGGAGGGGGACCCGCCGGTCTCGACCGGCCGGCTCGCCCGCGAGCTGGCGGACGACGGGGAGGCGGCGGGGAGCAAGCGGGAACTGGAGACCGGGCTCCACCACCGCGACCTGCCGAAGCTCGACGACGCCGGCGTCGTCACGTACGACCCCGAGTCGAAGCTGGTCGTCGACTGCCGGGTCGAGGCGACCGAGCCGTACCTCGACACGGCCGAGCGGATGGAGCGCTAA
- a CDS encoding HVO_2523 family zinc finger protein: MEDDRGGDGGRPCPRCETPMYRRHCKYVCPQHGVVMDCSDTFWQ, from the coding sequence ATGGAGGACGACCGGGGTGGCGACGGCGGCCGGCCCTGCCCGCGGTGTGAGACACCCATGTACCGCCGGCACTGCAAGTACGTCTGCCCGCAACACGGCGTCGTGATGGACTGCAGCGACACGTTCTGGCAGTAG
- a CDS encoding transcriptional regulator has translation MSGEDERQWGYVEGVSADRLLAAFEGARPLTAAEIADAAGVSEQTARAELARLRDDGLVRRKAVAGVTVWFRPVTAFGADDDAGGRSPGDAVADLDVPGTSDMMRDWRRTAVRAAYDFLADEAPVEEPTFVEEVFPSHSAGYDDPDAWWGMVRPRLRTLPGVDAPTWRSETTWRFERAAVPGEAGEGAESGPTQ, from the coding sequence ATGAGCGGCGAGGACGAGCGGCAGTGGGGGTACGTGGAGGGCGTGTCCGCCGACCGCCTGCTGGCGGCGTTCGAGGGGGCCCGGCCGCTGACCGCCGCCGAGATAGCCGACGCGGCGGGCGTCTCCGAGCAGACGGCCCGGGCCGAACTGGCCCGGCTACGTGACGACGGGCTGGTCCGCCGGAAGGCCGTCGCCGGCGTGACGGTGTGGTTCCGGCCCGTGACGGCGTTCGGCGCGGACGACGACGCCGGCGGGCGGTCGCCCGGCGACGCCGTCGCCGACCTGGACGTGCCGGGGACCAGCGACATGATGCGGGACTGGCGACGCACCGCCGTCCGGGCCGCCTACGACTTCCTCGCGGACGAGGCTCCCGTCGAGGAGCCGACGTTCGTCGAGGAGGTGTTTCCGTCCCACTCCGCGGGGTACGACGACCCCGACGCGTGGTGGGGGATGGTCCGGCCGCGCCTGCGGACGCTCCCGGGCGTCGACGCGCCCACCTGGCGCTCGGAGACGACGTGGCGGTTCGAGCGCGCCGCGGTCCCGGGGGAGGCCGGGGAGGGGGCGGAGTCGGGGCCGACTCAGTAG